The nucleotide sequence GCATCAAAAACACACAAAGTAACACAAAATAAAAACAAAGCTTTTTTAGCTTTAATCATTCTTACAATTTCATAAAATAAAATTTTTATAAAAGATTTTTTCATACATACCATCCTTTTTGAGCTTCATACATTTCTTTATATAAACCATCCGCTCTTTCAAGTTCATCATGACTACCCTTTTCAACAATAGTACCATCAGACAATACTAATATTTCATCTGCAAGTTTTGCCGCTCCAAGTCTATGTGTAATTATTATAGAAGATTTTCCTGAAATAAATTTCAAGAAGTTATTATAAACTTTTGACTCTGCATCAGGATCAAGAGACGCTGTTGGCTCATCTAAAATATAATAATTACCCATAGCAAAGAAACTTCGCAATAAAGCAATTTTTTGCCACTCACCAATAGACATGTTTATATTATTTTCACTCAAGTAACCCAAATCCGTGTCCAATCCTTTTTCAAACTTCGCTATATCAAAAAACAGCTCGTGCATTTGTTTTAAAATTTCTTCATCAGAAACCGAAGCTTTATCAAAAATAATATTCTCTCGTAAAGTTATTTCATATTTTGCAAAATCTTGAAACGCAACCGAAAACAGCTTATTAAAATCTTGTATGTCTTTTATATTTACACCATTAATTAGAATTTCACCGGAATAATTTTTATAAAGACCTAAAAGCAATTTCGTTATTGTTGTCTTTCCCGCTCCGTTTTCTCCTACCAATGCATACGATTTTCCTTGTTCAAGTTTAAAGCTTACATTTTTAAGAATCTCTTTTTCTGTTTCAGGATATGTAAAAGAAACATTCTTAAATTCTATATCAATATTTTCAGGAAAATCGGTGTATATTTTTTTTTCACTATTCTTCAATTCAAAATCGGTTTCTTGAATTTCTTCAGATAAATTTTCAAAATCAAAAATCGTTTTAAGGAAAACATTTGTCTTGGCTATTTCATGAATTGATTGCGTTAAGTTCCATGAAATAGCAGAACTCATTATTAAAAGTTCATTTGAAACTGCGGAAAAAGAACCTATCGATAGTGTTCCCTTGATAACATTGAGCAACATAAAAAACATCATACCTAAAAATGAAACAGTAATGAGTCCCGAAGTAAGTTTGATTCCTGCATAACTTTTTCTTTTTACTGACAAGAAAATATCCGTCGCCTCATTGTATGATGTAATCCATCTTTGTTCAAAATACCGTATATAATTAAAAAGCGTTCTTTCTTCAGCATATTCCTTATCGGTAAGAATTTTTTCATAGTCATCCATACGGCGGCTTATTTTTTGAAATTGAGCAAAAGCCTCATAATCGTCTTTTCCTGTTTTTAACGATACCATTACAACCGGTATAAGTAATATGAACATGACTAAAGCCATCATCGGGGAAAACATCATAAGATAAGCGGCTACTGAAAGTATTTTTAAAAGCAATTTTAAGAAAACAAGATAAGAACTAAAACCGGAAACAAGTATACTAGGCACACCGGCCTTGACCTCTTTTATTAAATCGTTCGTAGCGGAATTTTCGATATGTTCATACTTTAATCGTGAAATCTTTTCTATATTTACAGAACGAAGTTTAATTTGCAAATTCAGCAACAACCGGGAAATAAAATTATTTAAAAAATTTTGACTGAAATAACTAAGCAGCGCAACAACAATAAACACAGGAATGATAGATATCAGATTAGTATTTTTTCCGGCAATGCCATCAATAAATTTTGAATATACACTTATATATGCAAAAGGAATAAGACCTAAAGCGATTCTCAATAATATTATCGTTATCGGCAAAATTTTACCTGCACTGGATACATAGCCGTACAGTTTTTTGAAATGAGAAAAATAAGATACATGTTTCATACCGTTTATTTAGATAAACACCTCATTATTAAAAAAACGCTTATTTTTAATAAAAATAAGACCAATCAATTCATCTGAAAATTGAACACTATTATAAAAACTTTTCGTTTTTCTTTTCAGAAATCAAAGAAATAGCTATACAAAATATTAAATTCTGTATAGCTATAAAACATACATTACTTGTCTCCGTCAGGATCCAGGCCACTGTTGCAACTATGATGGTTGCATGAGCCCCAACTGATAGCAAAAATAACTGAATCATCATTTTTTGCATCCAGCTTTTGTAAATCCAATAGCTTATCCATAAAAGTGCCTCCTTAAATATAAATGTCTTTAAATTATACTATATTCCTAAATGAATGTCAAATCTTTTTTGCATTTATATATTTTCAACTTTTGAACAGATAATTGATAATAAGTCTAATACAAAAATATTTGTCCGACATGTATTTTTAAATATTTAAAAAATTGCTATCTTGAAATTTTATGTTTTTCCGGTAAAATAAAATCGTAACCGAAAGAAAAGCAGCTATACTGCCAGTGGTATAACAAGTGCTGCAAGCTGACAACTGGGACAAACCGGCCTTTTCTTTTTCCTTGCGAAGCCTTTTGATAACAAGGTTTTGTTGTTCTCTTAAAAACACACTTATTCATAATATTTTAACTAAATATAGTATTGATACAATTAAAAATAGCATGATATAATTATAAATATAGTTATGTTAACCTATCTAAAGGCAGGTATACAAAACCAATCCGACATTTTGCGCTCCCAAAAAATCCTCTGCGTTCTTTGCGCCCCCTGCGGTTAAATACCGAGTCCCAGCTGTTCGCAATGTCAGGTTGAAACGGGTGTTAGGCTTTAATTTTTTATTATCGCTTATAAATTCTTTAGGTGTTTGTACTATTATTTCCCTTTCTTTATAATCTTTTATATTTCGTGTTTTTTTTCCAAATAACTCATATAACTTATATTTTCTAAATCCTGCTCTTTTATAATGCCGCTCAATTCTTTGACAAGCGGAGATATTTCTTCTATCCTTTGAGTTACACCCATTGAATTATTAAAAAGATCTTCAACAAATTTTGACATACTTTTTTTATTTTTGACCGCATAATGTCTCATCGATTCAGCAATATTTTTATCTATTTTTAAAATCAATTCAGTTTTCATTTAATCACCTCTCTGATATTATATCATAAAATCTATGAATGATATAGTGATAACATTATTATTTTTACTTCTGTGCGATCGTAAGACTAACATAGATTCGTAACCGACATACAGACAAACCTCGTTTCGGTTAAATACCGAGCCCCTGCCGGCAACCTTCCCCTTTAATTGATTTTTTCCCGTCTTTATGATAAACTTTCAAGCGGTTAAAGGATTGAAGATTTAATGAAAGAAAAAAAAGAAATTTTTACACTTTTACATCAAGATGCGGCTTCTCCTGCAAGGACGGGAGTTTTGGAGCTGCCTCATGGAAAGGTGCTTACTCCGGCCTTTATGCCTGTGGGAACGGCGGCTACCGTAAAGGCGATGACAAAGGATGACTTAGACGAAATAGGTTTTGAAATTATTTTGGCCAATACGTACCATCTTTTTTTGCGGCCGGGAATTGAAGTTATAAAAGCGGCAGGAGGCTTACACGGCTTTTCAGGCTGGAAAAAAAACTTTTTAACCGATTCAGGGGGCTTTCAAGTTTTTTCGCTTTCACAATTAAGAAAAATTACCGAAGAGGGTGTAAAATTTCAAAGCCACATAGACGGAAGCCGTCAATTTTTAAGCCCTGAAATTGCGGTAGAATTGCAGACGGGTTTTAACAGCGACATTCAAATGCAGCTGGACATCTGCTCTTCTTTTGGGATAAGCAAAACCCAAACCCTTGCCGACCTTAAAATAACTATGAACTGGCTAGACAGGGCCTTTGCAGCTTGGCACAATACCCCCGATGAATATGACGGAGCCCTCTTTCCTATCGTGCAAGGCGGGTTCTTTGAAGACCTAAGACTTCAAAGCCTTGAAGCTATCTTAAAGCATGAGCCTAGGGGAATTGCCATAGGCGGCCTTTCCATAGGAGAACCCAAAGACCTCTACCAAGAATATTTGAGTTTTACTGCAAAGCATATCCCAAAAAATAAACCCCTCTATGTAATGGGAATAGGAACCCCCGACTACATCCTCGAGGCTGTAAAAAACGGAGTCGATATTTTTGATTGTGTCCTGCCTTCCCGCAATGCCCGAAACGGAAACCTTTTTACCCATGAAGGAGCCATTTCAATTAAACGGAAAGAATACGAGTTTGACTTTAACCCGATCGATTCTCAATGCAAGTGCAAGGTTTGCCGACAATATACAAGGGCCTATTTGCGGCATTTATTTAGAACAAAAGAAATTTTATACTCAATGCTTGCAACTTATCATAACTTGGCTTTTTTATATAGTATGGTACAAGACATAAGAGAGGCCATTCAAAACGATTCTTTTAACGATTATTATAAAAACTTTTTAAAGAAATACGAAAACCGTTTAGAATAAGTAATTTTATAAGTCTTAAAACCGGTAGTGTTTTGTAAGGCAAAACTTGTATCACGGAGGATAATTTATGAAAACCCTAAAAAAAGAATTAAACTTTTTTTTAAAATCCGGCGCACTGAGCCTCTTATTTATTTTAAGCTTAGCAGTTCAACTTGGAGCCCAAGAAACCGCCCAAGCTCCTTCAGAAAATCAGGCAGCTCAAGCTGATGAAAAAAAGAAAAAAGAAGTTTCGGAATTTGAAGAAAAAAGAGATACGATTCTTTACGGCATAGGCGACGATATTTTAGAGCTTATAAAAAGGCTAAAAGCCGATGAAGATGACCGCTTTGATGCCGATTTGCAGAAAGTATTTGCCGAGACCAAGATTCCTGCAATCAGAGAAGCCTTATTTGCTTACTTTGCCGAAAAAAAGAACGATTGCTTAAAGGCCGACGCCCTCATGGTCTTAGAAAATAAAGATGACGCCCCCCAAGAAACCGTCCGTTCAGCGATTTCCTATATACGGGAGCTTGAGATATATGAAGGTATAGATTTTTTAAGGCAAATCTTAAAAGATGAAGAAAGCGAGTACAGGGACCTTTGTATTTCGGCAATAGGAAAGATAGGAAAACCAGAAGATGCCGTTTTTCTTACAGAGCTTTTTGACTCCGAGGCTTCAGATGATGAAAAAAAATCACTGATAATAAAACAAAACATAATGTTTGCATTGGAAGATTTACACACTCCCGAAATCAGTGATTTTTTAATTAGAGTTGCTGAAGATTCCGATGAAAATTCCATCATAAGAGGCAGTGCTGCTTCAGCTCTTGGAAAAATAGGCAGCGAAGGCGCTGTTCCGGTTTTGTCGGAACTTTTTGAAGATAAGGATCCGGTTTTAAGAACAGCTGCGATAAAGGGCATGGCAGGCTTTAAAGACGCAAAAGCCAAAAGCATCTTGACTCAAGCCTTTAAGGATTCCTATTATAAAGTAAGGCTTCAAGCCGTTCAGTCCGCAAAAGAAGAAAAAGCGGAAGATGCCGTTCCGTTTATCTTATACCGAGCAAAAAAAGATCCTGAAAATGTTGTAAAACTGGCTGCCATCGAAGCCCTCTCCCATTTTAACAATGCGGAAGCAAACGAATGGCTTATAGATTCTTTTAATGAAGAAAGAACAGGCTTATCAATCCGCTTAAAAATTGCCGAAAGCCTTTTAAAGAATAATTTTAATGTAATTTTCGATGATGTAAAGAAGGCTGCATTAAAAGCTATTTCGGACAAACAAAAAAATAAATTTTCCGCAGAGCTCGGCAAGGTTATTTCAAAAGTTGAAAACAGAGGAACAGCCCCCATAGCAGAGGCCTATCTAAACCATAAGGATCCGATTTTTAAGAGTATAGGGCTTGATATGTTCAAACGGAATAAATATCCCGAGCTGGTGCCTCTTGTTTCCTTAATTGCAGAAGACGAAAAAAACGGAGCGTTGAGCCGAAGAGCTAAAGACCTCTTACAATCCGGTAATACAAACGGCTCTCAAAACAATCAAACAGACACTAAATAAAAATGGCAAACCGCTCTTGGTCTTCCGAAGCCCTTGTTCTTTCATTGAAGACATTCGGGGAGGGGCACAGAAATGCCCTCCTCCTCTTACCCGATACGGAACACTCCTGCAAGCTGGTAGATGCAGCCGTCTTCGGTGGGCCTAAAAGCAAACTGCGAAGCATGGTCATCCCTTATCACACAGGAGAGGTTTGGATTTATTCCAACCCCATTAAAAACTCAAACAAGATAAGCGACTTTAAGGTAAGCGATTACCGCATAGGCCTAAGCGATAACCTGACCCGTATTTGGTGTGCCGCCTTTGCCGCCGAATTAGCCGTAAAGCTTAAGGGAAACATCGATTGGCAAATCATAAATTCCTTTTTAACGGGGATTGCCGTTTCTTCCGAAAACGAGTGTAAAAAAGCTCTGCTCCGTTTTTTGTGGCGGGTAATCTCCTTATCGGGGCTTGCTCCTGATATGGAACATTGCTGCCGCTGCGGAATAAGGGTTTCAACTAAAATACCGGAAACGGATTGCCTTAATAAAAGCGTTTCAACCCCTTCTTATGGCGAAAAAAACTTTTATTTCGTTCCGCATGAGGATTCTTGCGTTTGCAATTCCTGCCTTGATAAACACGAACCGGCCTTTCCTCTTTCAGGCGAAAGCCTTTTATACCTTTTTGCGGTTCAAAATCTTATCCCCAAAATTTCAAGAGAATTAAACCTTTCGGATCAAGCCTACGCCGAATTAAAAGATTTTTTATTCTATCTTATAAGGCTCGCCGCAGGTTCAAATTTTAAAACCCTTGAATCCTGTAATTTTCTGTTGTAACTTCTTTTTAAAAAATTACTATTTCTTTCATCTATCTCGTACAATAATATTGAGAGGTGAAAATGAAAAGTCAAAATTTAAAAGAAAACGATGAGCTGTACCGATGGGATGATACGCCTGACGATCTTTATTGCCCCTTTGTCTGCGAAACCGACAACCCCGAATACAGTTTGGAAAAAACCGAAGATGCCGTTGCAGTTTGTGCAAAAAACGTTTTCGGTATTCCGTCGCTCTATCCTTGGCAGAGGCTTGCAATAGCCAATATCTTAGATGCGGTTCACGCAGTGGAAGCCCGCATTGAAGCCGAACAAACCGAACTTAAAAATAAAGGCGGGGAAGATTCGGACAAAGATGCAAAAACAAAATTGCTGCAAAAAATTACCTCAAACGCCGAAGAAGAAAAAATAACTTCACTTTATGATGAGGATGGAATTATGCGGGGCAGACAAATTATTCTCCTTCCCACAGGAGCCGGCAAGTCTTTGTGCTTTCAAGTTCCTGCCCTCCTGCTGGACGGGCCTACAGTAATCATCTATCCCCTCCTAGCCCTTATGAGCGATCAGTTTAGGCGAATGGCGGAGGGCGGACTTGAGCCTGTCATCTTTAAAGGAGGCCAAACTAAAGAAGAAAGAGAAGCCCAACTTGCACGCATGGAAGGGAGAGACGGCAAGCCTCCTGCAAAACTCATAATTGCAAACCCGGAAGTTCTTTCAGGCGGAACTCTTATAGATAGGATTGCTGCCTGTAATGTGGTTCACTTGGCAATAGACGAAGCACACTGCGTTACCGAATGGGGAGACAGCTTCAGACCTGCCTATCTTGAGCTTACAAACATAATCAAAAAGCTTCATCCATTCGCCGTTTCAGCTTTTACGGCAACGGCGAGTCCTCCGGTTTTACAGCGTATAGCCGAAATTCTTTTTGAGGGCAGGGCTCATTTGGTTCGAGGCGAATCGGATAGAACAAATATAATTTATTTTGTAAAGCATTGCAGGGTAAAAAATCCTGCCCTTCTGGAAGAGGTGCAAAAAAGAAAAAGACCTATGGTCATCTTTTGCTCCAGCCGAAAAGGAACGGAACAGACAGCTTCATTTTTGCGCCTTCGCTTAAATGACGAGAATATAAGATTTTATCATGCAGGCCTCGAAAGAGAAGAAAAAACCGAAACCGAAAAATGGTTCCATGAACATAAGAGCGGTATACTGATATGTACATGTGCATGGGGGATGGGCGTTGACAAGAAGGATGTTAAAACGGTAATTCACATGGATCCTTCTCCTACTGCCGAAGCCTATATTCAAGAAGCAGGAAGGGGCGGGCGGGACGGGAGCATTGCCGAGGCAGTTTTGCTATGGTCGCCTGCCGATAGAAAGCGGATAGAGCTTTTGCCGGAAAAACAGCGTCTTAGGGCAGGTGTTCTTAAAGACTTTGCCGAAAGCGGAAAGTGCCGCAGGGCGGTTCTATTAAAGGCCCTCGGTGAAACAAGAGCAGAAGCTTCCAATCCCGATGAAGAAGTAATAGCCTGTTCGGGCTGCGATATTTGTAATAAAACGGCGGTTCAATATCCCGAAGACGAAAAGCTTTTTATAAAATTTATAAAAGCAAATAAAAAAATTTTTACTCAAAATGAAGCAATCGATTTTTTTTCTTCAAAGAAAACATTTTGGGAAGCAGGGGACGTAAAGCGTTTAAGTGCAGAGCTTCTCGAAGAGGGGCTTATCAAAAAATTGAAAACCCCTCTTTGGAAGGATAAGCTTAGTGTTTAGATTAAGTTTAAAATTTGATAAGTTTAAAAACTTTCTTCCAAACGGGCAAAATAAGCTTTGGGATGAGCACAGGCAGGACATTTTTCAGGAGCGTTTTTACTGACCACGATAAAGCCGCAGTTTAAGCACTTCCATGTTGTCGGACTTTCTTGTACCCACATAGAATTCTCTTCGAGCCTTTTGATAAAGGCCTCATACCTTTCTGCATGGTATTTTTCGGCAACAGCGATGCTCTCCATAACGGCAGCAATTAAAGGAAAACCTTCTTCCCTTGCAGTTTTAGCAAACTCCGGATACATGTGCTGCCATTCATGATTTTCACCGGCGGCAGCCTGCCTTAGATTTTCCAAAGTTGTACCTACCACGCCTGCAGGAGCCGTAGCCGAAACGGTAACCTCTCCGCCCTCTAAAAAGTTAAAGAGGCGTTTTGCATGTTCTCTTTCCTGCTCTGCCGTTTCAATAAAAATCCTTGCGATTTGCACAAAGCCTTCTTTTTCGGCTGTGCTTGCCCAAAATGTGTACTTATTACGAGCCTGAGACTCTCCGATAAAAGCCGAAAGGATATTCTGTTCGGTCTTTGTTCCTTTTAATGATTGCATACTCTTCTCCTATTAGTATAAAAGTGACTAATGTTCTTAAAAAGGGGCACAGAGTAAAAACTCATTTTTTAAAAACAAAAGTCTATATTTTAGTATAACTCTATTTTTAAAAGAGTAAAAGAGGGCAAGAAAAATAATTGACAATATAAACTTTATATATTAAAATATTTGTAAGCAGAGGATTTCGCATGCAATCTAAAAATAAACGCTTTATCACCATCATATTTTTATTAATCTTAATCTACGGCTGCAAAACAACAAATAGCGATACAACCGATACAGAAAAAAAACAAAACTACAGTCAGGCCGAGTATTTTAACATTGCAGGGAACACTGCAAAAGAAAAAAAAGACGGAACAAGGGCTATATACTATTATACAAAAGCCATTGAAGCGGATTCTACTTATATTGAAGCCTATCTAAACCGCGGAAAGATGTATTATTACGTAAATGAACACGAAAAAGCTCTAGCTGACT is from Treponema denticola and encodes:
- a CDS encoding RecQ family ATP-dependent DNA helicase, with product MKSQNLKENDELYRWDDTPDDLYCPFVCETDNPEYSLEKTEDAVAVCAKNVFGIPSLYPWQRLAIANILDAVHAVEARIEAEQTELKNKGGEDSDKDAKTKLLQKITSNAEEEKITSLYDEDGIMRGRQIILLPTGAGKSLCFQVPALLLDGPTVIIYPLLALMSDQFRRMAEGGLEPVIFKGGQTKEEREAQLARMEGRDGKPPAKLIIANPEVLSGGTLIDRIAACNVVHLAIDEAHCVTEWGDSFRPAYLELTNIIKKLHPFAVSAFTATASPPVLQRIAEILFEGRAHLVRGESDRTNIIYFVKHCRVKNPALLEEVQKRKRPMVIFCSSRKGTEQTASFLRLRLNDENIRFYHAGLEREEKTETEKWFHEHKSGILICTCAWGMGVDKKDVKTVIHMDPSPTAEAYIQEAGRGGRDGSIAEAVLLWSPADRKRIELLPEKQRLRAGVLKDFAESGKCRRAVLLKALGETRAEASNPDEEVIACSGCDICNKTAVQYPEDEKLFIKFIKANKKIFTQNEAIDFFSSKKTFWEAGDVKRLSAELLEEGLIKKLKTPLWKDKLSV
- the recO gene encoding DNA repair protein RecO, with translation MANRSWSSEALVLSLKTFGEGHRNALLLLPDTEHSCKLVDAAVFGGPKSKLRSMVIPYHTGEVWIYSNPIKNSNKISDFKVSDYRIGLSDNLTRIWCAAFAAELAVKLKGNIDWQIINSFLTGIAVSSENECKKALLRFLWRVISLSGLAPDMEHCCRCGIRVSTKIPETDCLNKSVSTPSYGEKNFYFVPHEDSCVCNSCLDKHEPAFPLSGESLLYLFAVQNLIPKISRELNLSDQAYAELKDFLFYLIRLAAGSNFKTLESCNFLL
- a CDS encoding DUF6364 family protein, encoding MKTELILKIDKNIAESMRHYAVKNKKSMSKFVEDLFNNSMGVTQRIEEISPLVKELSGIIKEQDLENISYMSYLEKKHEI
- the tgt gene encoding tRNA guanosine(34) transglycosylase Tgt; this translates as MKEKKEIFTLLHQDAASPARTGVLELPHGKVLTPAFMPVGTAATVKAMTKDDLDEIGFEIILANTYHLFLRPGIEVIKAAGGLHGFSGWKKNFLTDSGGFQVFSLSQLRKITEEGVKFQSHIDGSRQFLSPEIAVELQTGFNSDIQMQLDICSSFGISKTQTLADLKITMNWLDRAFAAWHNTPDEYDGALFPIVQGGFFEDLRLQSLEAILKHEPRGIAIGGLSIGEPKDLYQEYLSFTAKHIPKNKPLYVMGIGTPDYILEAVKNGVDIFDCVLPSRNARNGNLFTHEGAISIKRKEYEFDFNPIDSQCKCKVCRQYTRAYLRHLFRTKEILYSMLATYHNLAFLYSMVQDIREAIQNDSFNDYYKNFLKKYENRLE
- a CDS encoding ABC transporter ATP-binding protein, producing the protein MKHVSYFSHFKKLYGYVSSAGKILPITIILLRIALGLIPFAYISVYSKFIDGIAGKNTNLISIIPVFIVVALLSYFSQNFLNNFISRLLLNLQIKLRSVNIEKISRLKYEHIENSATNDLIKEVKAGVPSILVSGFSSYLVFLKLLLKILSVAAYLMMFSPMMALVMFILLIPVVMVSLKTGKDDYEAFAQFQKISRRMDDYEKILTDKEYAEERTLFNYIRYFEQRWITSYNEATDIFLSVKRKSYAGIKLTSGLITVSFLGMMFFMLLNVIKGTLSIGSFSAVSNELLIMSSAISWNLTQSIHEIAKTNVFLKTIFDFENLSEEIQETDFELKNSEKKIYTDFPENIDIEFKNVSFTYPETEKEILKNVSFKLEQGKSYALVGENGAGKTTITKLLLGLYKNYSGEILINGVNIKDIQDFNKLFSVAFQDFAKYEITLRENIIFDKASVSDEEILKQMHELFFDIAKFEKGLDTDLGYLSENNINMSIGEWQKIALLRSFFAMGNYYILDEPTASLDPDAESKVYNNFLKFISGKSSIIITHRLGAAKLADEILVLSDGTIVEKGSHDELERADGLYKEMYEAQKGWYV
- a CDS encoding HEAT repeat domain-containing protein, with translation MKTLKKELNFFLKSGALSLLFILSLAVQLGAQETAQAPSENQAAQADEKKKKEVSEFEEKRDTILYGIGDDILELIKRLKADEDDRFDADLQKVFAETKIPAIREALFAYFAEKKNDCLKADALMVLENKDDAPQETVRSAISYIRELEIYEGIDFLRQILKDEESEYRDLCISAIGKIGKPEDAVFLTELFDSEASDDEKKSLIIKQNIMFALEDLHTPEISDFLIRVAEDSDENSIIRGSAASALGKIGSEGAVPVLSELFEDKDPVLRTAAIKGMAGFKDAKAKSILTQAFKDSYYKVRLQAVQSAKEEKAEDAVPFILYRAKKDPENVVKLAAIEALSHFNNAEANEWLIDSFNEERTGLSIRLKIAESLLKNNFNVIFDDVKKAALKAISDKQKNKFSAELGKVISKVENRGTAPIAEAYLNHKDPIFKSIGLDMFKRNKYPELVPLVSLIAEDEKNGALSRRAKDLLQSGNTNGSQNNQTDTK
- the rbr gene encoding rubrerythrin, whose protein sequence is MQSLKGTKTEQNILSAFIGESQARNKYTFWASTAEKEGFVQIARIFIETAEQEREHAKRLFNFLEGGEVTVSATAPAGVVGTTLENLRQAAAGENHEWQHMYPEFAKTAREEGFPLIAAVMESIAVAEKYHAERYEAFIKRLEENSMWVQESPTTWKCLNCGFIVVSKNAPEKCPACAHPKAYFARLEESF